The following DNA comes from Anaerostipes rhamnosivorans.
GACCGTCAGTTATACATTATGACATTTAATTTTAAAGAGGAATCATGAGGATAAACATATGAAAAAATTTGCGAAACGATTACTGGTGATGCTTACGGCAGTCGTGCTGGCCACAGCGGGAACTGTGCCTGCCAAGGCAGCACAACGGGGCCTTGCCACCAAGGAAGATACGAAAGCGGATAAGCCTTCCATCAACGGGGTATGCGGGATACTGATGGACGCCAAGACCGGGAAGATTCTCTATGCTAAAAATATTGACAAGAAAAGCTATCCGGCCAGCATCACCAAGATCCTGACCACTTTGGTAGCCTTAGAAAATAATGACGATCTATATTCCACAGTGAAATTCTCCAGCTATGCTGTCAACAGCATTGAGCCGGGAAGCACTCATATCGGCATTAAGGCAGGGGAGGAGATCCCCCTGATCGATGTTTTATACGGCATTATGCTGGAATCGGCAAACGAGGCCTGCAATGGGGTTGCGGAACACACTAGCGGGAGCATCAAAAAGTTTGCTGCCCTGATGAACAAAAAAGCCAAGGAGATCGGATGCAAGGGATCTCATTTTATGAATCCGAACGGGCTCCACAATGACAAACACTACGTGACAGCCAGGGATATGGCATTGATCACAAAAGCGGCCCTTCAGAATCCTATGTTCAGAAAGATCGCATGTTCCTCCCATTACTTCATGTCTGGAACAAATAAAGAAAAGAAGGGCAGAGAACTCTGGAACCACCACAAGATGGTGAAACAAACCATGTTTTTGTATAAAGGCGTGGAGGGCGGAAAGACTGGTTATACCACCAGGGCCGGCGGAACACTGGTAACATTTGCGAAGCGCGGAAACACAGAGCTGATCTCTGTCATCCTTCGGGGAAATGGATACGAACTGTACCGGGATACGATCAAACTTTTTGATTATGGGTTTAAGAACTATAAGTCTGTAGCTCCGTTTTCAGGTTTGAACTGCGATCTTGCACAGACACAGGAAAACCCGGTGACCCAGATGGCATGCAGGATAGCTCCATATCAGCTTCCTCTGGGCGGCAATTTAAGTGACTTCTCAGTACTTTTGACAAAGGATCAGAGTCCTTCCAATCTGCAGGTTTACACTGAAAATAATAAAATCTATGCTTCCTATGACGGGGAAGATCTGGGATCAACCCCGATCAGCTATTAGCATTCTAGAACGAAAAAACAGACGGACACAATGTTGAGCCGTCTGTTTTTTACTTCATGAGAAGAACTTGTTATTGTAGATCCTGCCGCTGTACAAGGATATTTAATGCTTCTGGAACTATAGAGATCCTGACAGGCAGCCCTTCGCTTAAGATCTCGCCATCATAGTC
Coding sequences within:
- a CDS encoding D-alanyl-D-alanine carboxypeptidase family protein → MKKFAKRLLVMLTAVVLATAGTVPAKAAQRGLATKEDTKADKPSINGVCGILMDAKTGKILYAKNIDKKSYPASITKILTTLVALENNDDLYSTVKFSSYAVNSIEPGSTHIGIKAGEEIPLIDVLYGIMLESANEACNGVAEHTSGSIKKFAALMNKKAKEIGCKGSHFMNPNGLHNDKHYVTARDMALITKAALQNPMFRKIACSSHYFMSGTNKEKKGRELWNHHKMVKQTMFLYKGVEGGKTGYTTRAGGTLVTFAKRGNTELISVILRGNGYELYRDTIKLFDYGFKNYKSVAPFSGLNCDLAQTQENPVTQMACRIAPYQLPLGGNLSDFSVLLTKDQSPSNLQVYTENNKIYASYDGEDLGSTPISY